Proteins co-encoded in one Acidobacteriota bacterium genomic window:
- a CDS encoding FAD binding domain-containing protein codes for MISFILNNDEISTDQPPGSTVLDFVRYHKDLKGTKIGCREGDCGACTVLVGELVEKKMRYRSVTSCLMPLANAAGKHIVTIEGINPENGSLTPVQQAVVDESGTQCGFCTVGFVMSLTGFCIDGSAKTREMAVSAIDGNICRCTGYKSIERAACRISGLMSEVPASAGGTNHTIANAVVPIYFDDIASRLNGLLSARVPEDRASSRPLTQAVLTGGGTDLYVQRHDQMAESEPTPLLYHDELRSIRDTGEYIEIGASATVTDLLESSVVQSTFPDLYKHLKLVSSTPIRNMATLAGNFVNASPIGDMTVWFLALDAEITLLNSPPYTVGGPTGNTGTHSLPERGVAAASADGVVLSRAIKLRDLYQGYKQLAKWPDEIIAKITFKKPTTDFRFNFEKVCKRTYLDIASVNTAISLERRQPAGKFSFETVHISAGGVAPIPLYLKQTSEFLRNKEINDETLEQANEIMQSEISPISDVRGTEQYKRLLLRQLFHAHFVELFGFETL; via the coding sequence ATGATCTCATTCATCCTCAACAACGACGAAATCTCGACCGATCAGCCGCCAGGTTCGACGGTGCTTGATTTCGTTCGCTACCACAAAGATCTAAAAGGCACCAAGATCGGCTGCCGCGAGGGCGACTGCGGGGCCTGTACTGTTTTAGTCGGCGAATTGGTAGAGAAAAAGATGCGATACCGCTCAGTGACGTCATGCCTGATGCCTCTCGCCAACGCCGCCGGAAAACACATCGTCACCATCGAGGGCATCAATCCCGAAAACGGCTCGCTCACGCCTGTCCAACAAGCAGTGGTCGATGAAAGTGGAACCCAATGCGGATTCTGCACTGTCGGATTCGTGATGTCGCTGACCGGATTTTGCATTGACGGTTCCGCCAAAACGCGTGAAATGGCTGTATCGGCGATAGACGGCAACATCTGCCGATGTACCGGTTACAAGTCGATAGAACGAGCCGCTTGCCGTATCAGCGGCCTCATGTCGGAAGTGCCTGCGTCAGCGGGCGGAACGAACCATACTATCGCGAACGCCGTTGTCCCAATATATTTTGATGATATAGCCTCGCGGCTTAACGGCCTTTTATCAGCCCGTGTACCCGAAGATCGAGCATCGTCCCGCCCGCTTACGCAGGCGGTTCTGACCGGAGGCGGCACTGATCTTTACGTCCAGCGCCACGATCAGATGGCTGAATCCGAGCCAACGCCGCTTCTCTATCATGACGAGCTAAGAAGCATCCGCGACACTGGCGAATATATCGAGATCGGAGCCTCAGCAACGGTCACCGACCTTCTCGAATCGTCAGTAGTGCAGTCGACCTTCCCCGATCTTTACAAGCACCTGAAACTCGTATCATCCACCCCGATCCGCAACATGGCCACCCTCGCCGGCAACTTCGTCAACGCCTCGCCGATCGGCGATATGACGGTGTGGTTTCTGGCGTTGGATGCGGAGATCACGCTTCTTAACTCCCCTCCTTACACGGTTGGCGGGCCTACCGGCAACACTGGCACGCACTCTTTGCCAGAACGAGGGGTGGCAGCCGCTTCGGCTGACGGGGTGGTTCTCTCTCGCGCAATCAAACTTCGCGATCTCTACCAAGGCTACAAACAACTCGCGAAGTGGCCGGACGAAATCATCGCAAAGATCACATTCAAAAAACCCACGACCGATTTCCGCTTCAACTTCGAAAAGGTCTGCAAACGCACATACCTCGACATCGCAAGCGTAAATACGGCCATCTCACTGGAACGTCGGCAGCCTGCCGGCAAGTTTTCATTTGAGACCGTCCACATTTCCGCAGGCGGCGTAGCACCGATACCTTTATATCTAAAACAAACATCCGAATTCCTTCGAAACAAGGAAATTAACGATGAGACACTAGAACAAGCCAACGAGATCATGCAGTCCGAGATATCGCCGATCTCGGACGTGCGCGGAACTGAACAATACAAACGATTGCTATTGAGACAACTCTTCCATGCACATTTTGTCGAACTTTTCGGCTTCGAAACGCTATAA
- a CDS encoding DMT family transporter yields the protein MSNNILLLFVALLAGAMMPTQAATNNKMAVVTGSPILAAFLSFLVGTVALFACVIAAGTPLTSFASIKEAPPIAWAGGLFGAFFVTAAVMLVPRIGVAMTFSALIAGQMIVTLIIDHYGLLGVPVKEISIARVIGIVLIAAGVILIRRF from the coding sequence ATGTCGAATAACATCCTTCTACTTTTCGTCGCCCTTCTGGCAGGCGCGATGATGCCGACACAGGCAGCGACGAACAATAAGATGGCCGTCGTCACGGGCAGCCCGATCCTTGCTGCGTTCTTATCGTTTCTCGTCGGCACGGTTGCCTTATTTGCGTGTGTCATCGCCGCAGGAACGCCGCTGACGAGCTTTGCATCGATCAAGGAAGCTCCGCCGATCGCGTGGGCCGGAGGATTGTTTGGAGCATTTTTTGTCACGGCCGCGGTTATGCTCGTGCCGCGAATTGGTGTCGCGATGACCTTTAGTGCATTGATCGCCGGGCAAATGATCGTAACGCTGATAATCGACCACTACGGGCTGCTGGGTGTGCCGGTAAAGGAAATAAGCATTGCGCGAGTGATCGGTATCGTACTGATCGCGGCCGGAGTGATCTTGATACGAAGGTTTTAG
- a CDS encoding nucleoside deaminase, whose translation MTELDKQFMMRAVDLARSGMEANAGGPFGCVVVKDGTVVGEGNNQVTSTNDPTAHAEVVAIRNACANLGTFQLDGCTIYTSCEPCPMCLGAIYWSRPSGIFFAGTQADAAAVGFDDEHFYRELAKPNEERQLPMVNLLREEAQKVFAAWAEKADKTEY comes from the coding sequence ATGACGGAACTAGATAAGCAATTCATGATGCGGGCCGTCGATCTCGCGAGGAGCGGTATGGAGGCAAATGCAGGCGGCCCCTTCGGATGTGTTGTGGTAAAGGACGGCACGGTTGTTGGCGAAGGCAACAATCAGGTGACATCGACCAATGACCCGACAGCCCACGCTGAAGTAGTAGCGATCAGGAACGCGTGCGCAAATCTCGGAACATTTCAGCTTGACGGCTGCACGATCTATACGTCCTGTGAGCCGTGCCCGATGTGCCTAGGAGCGATCTATTGGTCGCGTCCCTCGGGGATCTTTTTCGCCGGTACGCAGGCAGATGCGGCGGCAGTCGGGTTTGATGATGAACATTTCTACCGGGAACTCGCTAAACCCAACGAGGAACGGCAGCTCCCGATGGTGAATCTTCTTCGCGAGGAAGCCCAAAAGGTGTTTGCAGCCTGGGCTGAAAAGGCCGATAAGACCGAATACTAG
- a CDS encoding glutaminyl-peptide cyclotransferase, translated as MRFLIISLSCFIALGCSGSANSTNSNVNTGKTGSSNSTKAAPLPVYGYEVVKSYPHDGNAFTQGLIFHNGFLYESTGEYGESSLRKVDIETGKVLQKFDVPKSDFAEGITLLDGKIYQITWREGICRVYNVDDFKLIREFNYQGEGWGITNDGTNLYMTDSTHVIRVLNPETFKSTRMEAVMREDGKPLMKLNELEFVKGEIWANVWHSEQPDTLGKPNYIARIDPATGKLLGWIDLDGISPDDTRRDSENTLNGIAYDPATDRIFVTGKKWKKLFEIKITGPKTQ; from the coding sequence ATGCGTTTCCTTATCATTTCCCTTTCCTGTTTCATCGCCCTCGGATGCTCGGGCTCTGCAAACTCGACCAATTCCAACGTCAACACCGGAAAAACCGGCAGCTCGAATTCAACAAAGGCCGCCCCGCTTCCGGTCTATGGCTATGAGGTCGTCAAATCCTATCCGCACGACGGCAACGCCTTTACGCAGGGCCTCATTTTTCACAATGGTTTTCTCTATGAAAGCACGGGTGAATACGGCGAGTCCTCGCTCAGAAAAGTGGATATTGAGACCGGAAAGGTGCTGCAGAAATTCGACGTTCCGAAGAGCGATTTTGCCGAAGGGATCACGCTGCTTGACGGCAAGATCTACCAGATCACCTGGCGCGAGGGAATCTGCCGTGTGTACAACGTAGATGATTTCAAGCTGATCCGTGAATTCAACTATCAGGGCGAAGGCTGGGGCATCACCAACGACGGAACGAATCTCTATATGACTGACAGCACACACGTTATCCGTGTGCTCAACCCGGAAACCTTCAAATCGACCCGAATGGAAGCAGTCATGCGGGAAGACGGCAAGCCATTGATGAAGCTGAATGAGCTAGAGTTCGTGAAAGGCGAGATCTGGGCTAATGTATGGCATTCGGAACAGCCCGACACGCTCGGAAAGCCGAATTATATCGCGCGAATCGATCCCGCCACCGGAAAATTGCTCGGCTGGATAGATCTCGACGGCATTTCGCCGGACGATACCCGCCGCGACTCGGAGAATACACTTAACGGCATCGCCTACGATCCGGCAACCGACAGGATCTTTGTCACCGGCAAAAAGTGGAAGAAACTTTTCGAGATCAAGATAACGGGGCCGAAAACTCAATGA
- a CDS encoding thioredoxin domain-containing protein: protein MRPLFVFVFLIILSLAAFAQKPEDVLGTAAGRSIKLADLSPETQQAVSSLPTRRFGTRSAILDQMVSQRLLDAEAKVTGISAGKLIAAEKAKVANPTDAQIKEVYDANQKALAESTPEQARKQIIAYLRREPEQQILGAFFAKLKTKFKYTAGKPVNSTPLAAADVVATVNGVPITAKEYEEFAAVALYELNADVADLIMQDLNEALYNAMIEEEAKALKMEPSALLAREITNKLKDFSNEERANLEIAFSKTLAAKYKPAITYKYPDPIVQKISVDDDPAIGPANAPVTVVMFSDFQCPACAATHPVLKKAIEAFPGKVRFVVRDFPLESIHANAFNAARAASAANAQGKFFEYGEFLYKHQDALDTPSLLKYAAEMGLNVKQFEIDFNSEKTAAEIRKDQADGDSYVINSTPTIFVNGVRIRDLSFESFKAAIERALPKQ, encoded by the coding sequence ATGAGACCTCTTTTTGTTTTTGTATTCCTTATTATTTTGTCGCTCGCCGCATTCGCCCAAAAGCCAGAAGATGTGCTTGGAACCGCTGCGGGCCGATCGATCAAATTGGCCGATCTCAGCCCTGAGACGCAGCAGGCTGTGAGCAGTTTACCGACGCGGCGGTTTGGGACGCGATCCGCGATACTCGACCAAATGGTGAGCCAGAGGCTGCTTGACGCCGAAGCAAAGGTAACTGGTATTTCGGCGGGCAAGCTCATCGCGGCTGAGAAAGCAAAGGTCGCAAACCCGACTGATGCCCAAATTAAAGAAGTCTACGACGCTAATCAAAAAGCACTTGCCGAATCAACCCCTGAGCAGGCAAGAAAGCAGATCATCGCCTACCTCAGACGCGAGCCTGAGCAGCAGATACTCGGAGCATTCTTCGCCAAACTCAAAACGAAATTCAAATACACAGCCGGCAAGCCGGTAAATTCGACTCCCTTAGCTGCAGCCGACGTCGTTGCAACGGTCAACGGCGTGCCGATAACCGCAAAGGAATACGAAGAATTCGCTGCCGTCGCTCTTTACGAACTCAACGCAGACGTCGCGGATCTCATCATGCAGGACCTCAACGAAGCTCTCTACAACGCGATGATCGAGGAAGAAGCAAAAGCTTTGAAGATGGAACCGAGTGCTCTGCTTGCCCGTGAGATCACCAACAAGTTGAAGGATTTCTCGAACGAAGAGCGGGCAAACCTTGAAATCGCGTTCAGCAAAACTCTCGCGGCGAAATACAAACCCGCGATCACCTACAAATACCCCGATCCGATCGTTCAAAAAATATCGGTCGATGACGATCCCGCGATCGGCCCGGCGAACGCCCCGGTGACTGTTGTGATGTTCAGCGATTTTCAGTGTCCGGCGTGCGCCGCTACACATCCTGTCTTAAAGAAAGCGATCGAGGCGTTTCCGGGTAAGGTGCGTTTCGTCGTTCGCGATTTTCCGCTCGAGAGCATTCACGCGAACGCCTTCAACGCCGCCCGAGCCGCCTCAGCCGCAAACGCACAGGGGAAATTCTTTGAATATGGCGAGTTCCTCTACAAACACCAGGATGCACTCGACACGCCTTCCCTTCTGAAATACGCGGCTGAAATGGGTTTGAATGTAAAACAATTTGAGATAGACTTTAACTCCGAAAAGACCGCCGCTGAGATCCGCAAAGATCAGGCAGATGGTGATAGTTACGTCATAAATTCGACGCCGACGATCTTTGTCAACGGAGTCCGTATTCGTGATCTTTCATTCGAGAGTTTCAAGGCCGCTATTGAAAGGGCTTTGCCGAAACAATAG
- a CDS encoding DNA-3-methyladenine glycosylase, producing the protein MKLKSGFYLREDTVQIARDLLGKLLVVPDENGQRVSGMIVETEAYLGTTDRAAHSFGGRRTARNEITYAVGGHVYVFFIYGMYYQLNIVCGEVDTPHVVLIRAVEPVEGIEIMRERRSRKKSEPGAIANRQMPDKNLTSGPGKLCIALNIDRRVNGENLSGENIWLEEYETFRDEEIAIGKRVGIDYAGEDAEKPWRFWISRNEFVSKGQNRER; encoded by the coding sequence ATGAAACTGAAAAGCGGCTTTTACCTTCGCGAAGACACGGTCCAGATCGCCCGGGACCTGCTCGGCAAACTTCTCGTCGTCCCCGACGAAAACGGCCAACGTGTCTCAGGCATGATAGTAGAAACCGAAGCCTACCTCGGCACCACCGACCGTGCCGCCCACAGCTTCGGCGGCCGACGAACTGCCCGCAATGAGATCACTTACGCCGTCGGAGGCCACGTTTACGTATTTTTTATTTACGGAATGTACTACCAGCTAAACATAGTTTGCGGTGAGGTCGACACGCCCCACGTCGTTCTGATCCGAGCGGTCGAACCAGTAGAGGGAATCGAGATCATGCGGGAACGTCGAAGCCGTAAAAAGTCAGAACCGGGAGCGATAGCGAATCGGCAGATGCCCGATAAAAATCTCACGTCCGGTCCGGGCAAACTTTGCATCGCCCTCAATATCGATCGTCGCGTTAACGGCGAAAACCTGAGCGGTGAAAATATATGGCTGGAGGAATATGAAACTTTCCGTGATGAAGAAATTGCGATCGGGAAACGCGTTGGGATTGATTACGCAGGCGAGGATGCGGAAAAGCCTTGGCGGTTTTGGATCTCGCGGAACGAATTCGTCAGCAAGGGTCAGAACCGGGAGCGATAG
- a CDS encoding cytochrome P450 has protein sequence MPPTLKLGWLDRRFPMIRLDRLEFLTAQSELGDITHFRAGPFTVYFINHPDLIRDVLVVNADKFIKGRALQRSKTMLGMGLLTSEKEFHLRQRRMIQPAFHRTRIAEYTRAMTHFSDAMAETWRDGETLDIDREMMRLTLQIVAKTLFDTDVTKDADDVGRSLTTLVEMFNLLLLPYSEILEKLPFPQSIKLKKARKTLDRIIYGMIDERRASGEDKGDLLSMLLAARDEDDGGQMTNEQVRDEALTLFLAGHETTANALTWTWYLLSQNPEAEAKFHAEIDRVLNGRVPTIDDIPNLKYTEHVLAESMRLFPPAWAIGRQAVEDHELGGFKIAKGSTVLMSPFILQHDARFWDDADKFTPERWETQSVKEAGNRNIYFPFGGGIRRCIGESFAWSEGIWVLATMARKWKLRLDPNQKIGTKSLITLRPKFGMRMECQNRER, from the coding sequence ATGCCGCCGACGCTCAAACTCGGCTGGCTCGACCGCCGTTTCCCGATGATCAGGCTCGACCGGCTTGAGTTTTTGACTGCTCAGTCGGAACTCGGCGACATCACGCATTTCCGGGCGGGGCCGTTCACGGTATATTTCATAAATCACCCCGATCTGATCCGCGATGTGCTGGTCGTCAATGCCGATAAATTCATTAAAGGCAGAGCTTTACAGCGTTCGAAGACGATGCTCGGCATGGGCTTGCTGACGAGCGAAAAGGAATTTCACCTGCGACAGCGACGGATGATCCAACCCGCATTTCACCGCACACGCATCGCCGAATATACGCGGGCGATGACGCACTTTTCCGACGCCATGGCCGAAACCTGGCGTGACGGCGAAACGCTCGATATCGACCGCGAAATGATGCGGCTAACGCTCCAGATCGTCGCAAAGACACTGTTTGATACTGATGTAACAAAAGATGCTGACGACGTAGGCCGTTCGTTGACAACTCTGGTTGAGATGTTCAATTTGCTGTTGCTGCCGTATTCAGAGATACTGGAAAAGCTACCGTTCCCACAATCGATCAAGCTAAAGAAAGCACGCAAAACGCTCGACCGTATCATCTACGGAATGATCGACGAACGCCGTGCCTCCGGCGAAGACAAAGGCGACCTGCTCTCGATGCTCCTCGCCGCCCGCGACGAGGACGACGGCGGCCAGATGACCAACGAACAGGTCCGCGACGAAGCCCTGACGCTCTTCCTCGCGGGCCACGAAACCACGGCAAATGCCCTGACATGGACCTGGTATCTGCTCTCACAAAACCCCGAAGCCGAAGCAAAATTCCACGCCGAGATCGACCGCGTACTCAATGGCCGCGTGCCGACGATAGACGATATTCCAAACCTAAAATACACCGAACACGTCCTCGCCGAATCCATGCGGCTCTTCCCACCCGCCTGGGCGATCGGCCGTCAGGCGGTCGAAGATCACGAACTCGGCGGTTTTAAGATCGCAAAAGGTTCGACCGTTCTCATGAGCCCATTCATCCTCCAGCATGACGCTCGTTTTTGGGATGATGCGGACAAATTCACACCCGAAAGGTGGGAAACCCAAAGCGTAAAAGAAGCCGGCAACCGCAACATCTATTTCCCCTTCGGCGGCGGCATCCGCCGTTGTATCGGTGAGAGTTTCGCCTGGTCGGAAGGCATTTGGGTGCTGGCGACAATGGCGAGAAAATGGAAACTCCGTTTAGATCCGAATCAGAAGATAGGAACAAAATCCTTGATCACCTTGCGGCCTAAGTTTGGGATGAGAATGGAGTGTCAGAACCGGGAGCGATAG
- a CDS encoding pyridoxal phosphate-dependent aminotransferase gives MSEPKRMKVKPDIRAITRLVPPSGNLVQGQSELPIDPQLAAEAAAIIAASQNHYGGSEGVEALRKAVAEKIAKYNNIDVDVDARPYELMITNGGTGALIGIAQSFLRGNAALVFEPYYPYHRRILEDFGAKTETFELNPADLSFEKDALLARCKELKDRKEFPLTMIIVCSPANPSGKVMSQTELEAIAEVAKELDLLVVSDEVYEHYVTGENPHTPIASFPGMWERTITVNSFSKSWNISGWRLGYAYGPGDLISKVNAAANVIYVCPATPLQTALSKVLMADEGYYPRLRDTFDGKRRFTSEIFTDLGFKIYDSGSAFYLWARIPEQYNDAIAFNEMLMRDAGVGMTPGSAFADSDDWDAYVRICIAREDAVLEGAMEKLQRVLR, from the coding sequence ATGTCAGAACCAAAGCGTATGAAAGTAAAACCGGATATCCGTGCGATCACGCGGCTCGTGCCGCCGAGCGGAAACCTCGTTCAGGGCCAGTCAGAACTGCCCATTGACCCGCAGCTTGCCGCCGAAGCCGCCGCAATTATCGCCGCCAGCCAAAACCACTATGGCGGCAGCGAAGGCGTAGAAGCACTGCGAAAAGCCGTCGCCGAAAAGATCGCGAAATACAACAACATCGACGTCGATGTCGACGCCCGCCCGTACGAGCTGATGATCACGAACGGCGGAACCGGAGCATTGATCGGCATCGCACAGAGTTTTTTGCGAGGCAATGCAGCTCTTGTTTTTGAGCCATATTACCCGTATCATCGCCGCATTCTCGAAGATTTTGGTGCGAAAACGGAAACCTTTGAATTGAACCCGGCGGACCTGAGCTTCGAAAAAGACGCGCTGCTCGCTCGGTGTAAAGAACTGAAAGACCGCAAGGAATTTCCGCTCACGATGATCATCGTCTGCTCGCCCGCAAACCCGAGCGGCAAAGTTATGTCGCAGACCGAACTCGAGGCCATCGCGGAAGTCGCCAAAGAACTCGACCTGCTTGTTGTCTCAGACGAAGTCTACGAGCACTACGTCACTGGCGAAAATCCGCACACGCCGATCGCTTCGTTTCCGGGAATGTGGGAACGGACTATCACGGTTAATTCCTTCTCCAAATCTTGGAACATCTCCGGCTGGCGTCTCGGCTACGCTTACGGCCCCGGCGATCTGATCTCAAAGGTCAACGCCGCAGCGAACGTCATCTACGTTTGCCCGGCGACACCGCTGCAAACGGCTCTGTCAAAAGTTCTGATGGCTGACGAAGGCTATTATCCACGGCTCCGCGACACGTTCGACGGCAAACGTCGATTCACGTCCGAGATATTCACCGACCTAGGCTTCAAGATCTACGATTCTGGCTCGGCGTTCTATCTTTGGGCCCGAATTCCCGAACAATACAACGACGCCATCGCCTTCAACGAAATGCTCATGCGCGACGCCGGAGTCGGCATGACACCAGGCTCAGCCTTCGCCGACAGCGATGATTGGGACGCGTATGTGCGCATCTGCATCGCCCGTGAGGACGCGGTGTTGGAAGGTGCGATGGAAAAACTGCAACGAGTTTTGCGATAA